In Eucalyptus grandis isolate ANBG69807.140 chromosome 4, ASM1654582v1, whole genome shotgun sequence, the following proteins share a genomic window:
- the LOC104428137 gene encoding acetyl-CoA acetyltransferase, cytosolic 1, which yields MASASESIRPQDVCIVGVARTPMGGLLGSLSSFSATQLGSIAIQCALKRANVDPALVQEVFFGNVLSANLGQAPARQAALGAGIPNSVICTTVNKVCAAGMKATMLAAHTIQLGINDFVVAGGMESMSNAPKYLAEARKGSRLGHDIIVDGMLKDGLWDVYNDFGMGVCAEICAENHSITKEEQDSYAIQSYERGIAAQNSGLFAWEIVPVEVSGGRGKPSTIVDKDEGLGKFDSAKLKKLRPSFKENGGSVTAGNASLISDGAAALVLVSGKKVLELGLQVIAKIKGYADAAQAPELFTTAPALAIPKAISNAGLDASQIDYYEINEAFSVVVLANQKLLALKPERVNVHGGAVSLGHPLGCSGARILVTLLGVLRQKNGRYGVGGICNGGGGASALVVELMSSSQIRRSSL from the exons ATGTTTGTATTGTTGGTGTTGCTCGTACGCCCATGGGTGGCCTTCTGggttccctttcttctttctcagctACTCAGCTTGGTTCCATAGCTATTCAAT GTGCCCTTAAGAGAGCTAACGTAGATCCTGCACTGGTGCAAGAGGTGTTCTTTGGGAATGTCCTAAGTGCAAATTTAGGGCAAGCCCCAGCTAGACAGGCTGCTTTAGGCGCTGGCATACCTAATTCAGTGATTTGCACCACTGTGAACAAAGTCTGCGCAGCAGGAATGAAAG CTACAATGCTCGCAGCACATACCATTCAGTTGGGCATTAATGATTTTGTTGTGGCTGGTGGTATGGAAAGCATGTCTAATGCACCCAAATATTTAGCTGAAGCAAG GAAGGGATCTCGACTTGGACATGATATCATTGTTGATGGCATGCTCAAAGATGGCCTTTGGGATGTTTACAATGATTTTGGAATGGGTGTTTGCGCAGAAATTTGTGCTGAGAATCATAGcataacaaaagaagaacag GATTCTTATGCTATTCAGAGCTATGAAAGAGGAATCGCTGCCCAAAATAGTGGTCTCTTTGCCTGGGAGATAGTGCCG gttgaagtttcaggaggaagaggaaagcCATCAACAATtgtagataaagatgaaggttTAGGAAAG TTTGACTCGGCAAAACTCAAGAAACTGAGACCTAGCTTCAAGGAGAATGGCGGTTCTGTTACTGCTGGGAATGCATCTCTCATAAG TGATGGTGCAGCTGCACTAGTTCTAGTTAGTGGGAAGAAAGTACTTGAACTTGGGTTGCAAGTAATTGCAAAGATCAAAGGATATGCCGATGCTGCTCAG GCACCCGAACTATTCACGACGGCCCCAGCCCTCGCAATACCAAAAGCCATTTCGAATGCTGGTCTTGATGCTAGTCAAATTGACTACTATGAAATTAATGAAGCATTCTCT GTTGTGGTTCTTGCCAATCAAAAGCTACTTGCTCTAAAACCT GAACGAGTCAATGTGCATGGCGGAGCTGTATCGCTAGGACATCCACTAGGATGCAGTGGAGCTCGCATACTGGTCACATTGTTAGGG GTGCTGAGACAGAAGAACGGGAGATATGGTGTAGGTGGGATCTGCAATGGGGGAGGTGGGGCATCTGCCCTTGTTGTTGAGCTCAT GTCTTCTTCTCAGATCCGCCGTTCTTCCTTATAG
- the LOC104428138 gene encoding phosphatidylinositol/phosphatidylcholine transfer protein SFH9 isoform X1 has product MATVPQEAINELQALMDRVDEPLMRTFENIHQGYLKETLVRFLKAREGNVAKAHKMLLDCLKWRVQNEIDIILSKPIIPDDLYRAVRDSQLIGLSGYSKEGLPVYAIGVGLSTFDKASVHYYVQSHIQINEYRDRVILPSASKRYGRPITTCLKVLDMSGLRLSALSQIKLLTIISTVDDLNYPEKTNTYYIVNAPYVFSACWKVVKPLLQERTRKKVQVLPGCGRDDLLKIMDYSSLPHFCKGEGSGSGRHTSYGPENCYSLDHPFHQQLYSYIKEQSQRRQPIQPIKQGSFHVALPEAAAEGTEIAKTIESELQKFETEVGCLTHWMALKSMASEAVGIKMLRTTICSDESNKS; this is encoded by the exons ATGGCTACAGTTCCTCAAGAAGCGATCAATGAGCTCCAAGCTCTGATGGATCGAG TTGACGAGCCGTTGATGAGAACATTCGAG AACATTCATCAAGGGTATCTTAAAGAAACTTTGGTGCGTTTTCTAAAGGCGAGAGAAGGCAATGTTGCCAAAGCCCATAAAATG TTATTGGATTGTTTGAAGTGGCGTGTTCAAAATGAGATTGATATCATTTTGTCG AAACCAATTATCCCTGATGACTTGTACAGAGCTGTGCGGGATTCACAACTTATTGGATTGTCAGGTTACTCCAAGGAG GGACTCCCAGTATATGCTATCGGGGTTGGGCTTAGCACCTTTGACAAAGCTTCA GTTCATTATTACGTGCAATCACATATTCAAATCAATGAATACAGAGACCGTGTAATTTTG CCTTCTGCATCCAAAAGGTACGGGCGACCTATTACCACTTGTTTGAAGGTTCTAGATATGTCCGGCCTGAGGCTTTCAGCCCTCAGTCAGATAAAG TTGTTGACTATTATATCGACTGTTGATGACTTGAACTACCCTGAAAAGACGAATACCTATTACATTGTGAATGCTCCATACGTCTTTTCTGCTTGTTGGAAG GTTGTGAAACCACTTTTGCAAGAGAGAACGAGAAAGAAAGTTCAGGTGTTGCCTGGTTGTGGACGTGATGATCTACTAAAG ATAATGGATTACAGTTCCCTCCCACATTTTTGCAAGGGGGAAGGTTCGGGTTCTGGTCGGCATACATCATACGGTCCAGAAAATTGCTACTCGTTGGACCATCCCTTTCACCAACAGCTTTACAGCTATATCAAGGAGCAATCTCAGAGACGTCAACCCATCCAACCCATCAAACAGGGCTCTTTTCATGTTGCGCTGCCTGAGGCCGCTGCAGAAGGGACAGAGATCGCTAAAACCATAGAATCCGAGCTACAGAAGTTTGAAACGGAAGTGGGATGCCTGACTCACTGGATGGCCTTAAAATCAATGGCGAGTGAAGCCGTTGGGATCAAAATGCTTCGGACGACCATTTGCAGCGATGAATCTAACAAGAGCTGA
- the LOC104428138 gene encoding phosphatidylinositol/phosphatidylcholine transfer protein SFH9 isoform X2: MLLDCLKWRVQNEIDIILSKPIIPDDLYRAVRDSQLIGLSGYSKEGLPVYAIGVGLSTFDKASVHYYVQSHIQINEYRDRVILPSASKRYGRPITTCLKVLDMSGLRLSALSQIKLLTIISTVDDLNYPEKTNTYYIVNAPYVFSACWKVVKPLLQERTRKKVQVLPGCGRDDLLKIMDYSSLPHFCKGEGSGSGRHTSYGPENCYSLDHPFHQQLYSYIKEQSQRRQPIQPIKQGSFHVALPEAAAEGTEIAKTIESELQKFETEVGCLTHWMALKSMASEAVGIKMLRTTICSDESNKS; this comes from the exons ATG TTATTGGATTGTTTGAAGTGGCGTGTTCAAAATGAGATTGATATCATTTTGTCG AAACCAATTATCCCTGATGACTTGTACAGAGCTGTGCGGGATTCACAACTTATTGGATTGTCAGGTTACTCCAAGGAG GGACTCCCAGTATATGCTATCGGGGTTGGGCTTAGCACCTTTGACAAAGCTTCA GTTCATTATTACGTGCAATCACATATTCAAATCAATGAATACAGAGACCGTGTAATTTTG CCTTCTGCATCCAAAAGGTACGGGCGACCTATTACCACTTGTTTGAAGGTTCTAGATATGTCCGGCCTGAGGCTTTCAGCCCTCAGTCAGATAAAG TTGTTGACTATTATATCGACTGTTGATGACTTGAACTACCCTGAAAAGACGAATACCTATTACATTGTGAATGCTCCATACGTCTTTTCTGCTTGTTGGAAG GTTGTGAAACCACTTTTGCAAGAGAGAACGAGAAAGAAAGTTCAGGTGTTGCCTGGTTGTGGACGTGATGATCTACTAAAG ATAATGGATTACAGTTCCCTCCCACATTTTTGCAAGGGGGAAGGTTCGGGTTCTGGTCGGCATACATCATACGGTCCAGAAAATTGCTACTCGTTGGACCATCCCTTTCACCAACAGCTTTACAGCTATATCAAGGAGCAATCTCAGAGACGTCAACCCATCCAACCCATCAAACAGGGCTCTTTTCATGTTGCGCTGCCTGAGGCCGCTGCAGAAGGGACAGAGATCGCTAAAACCATAGAATCCGAGCTACAGAAGTTTGAAACGGAAGTGGGATGCCTGACTCACTGGATGGCCTTAAAATCAATGGCGAGTGAAGCCGTTGGGATCAAAATGCTTCGGACGACCATTTGCAGCGATGAATCTAACAAGAGCTGA